From Plasmodium chabaudi chabaudi strain AS genome assembly, chromosome: 12, the proteins below share one genomic window:
- a CDS encoding protein GPR89, putative (term=annotation;date=20180319;qualifier=added_GO:0016021;curatorName=ucb@sanger.ac.uk;~term=annotation;date=20181130;qualifier=removed_product=conserved Plasmodium protein, unknown function;qualifier=added_product=protein gpr89, putative;curatorName=ucb@sanger.ac.uk;~;query 1-6; ~;query 62-73; ~;query 165-244; ~;query 310-814; ~;query 877-903; ~;query 976-976; ~;query 7-29; ~;query 44-61; ~;query 74-96; ~;query 147-164; ~;query 245-267; ~;query 287-309; ~;query 815-837; ~;query 857-876; ~;query 904-926; ~;query 953-975; ~;query 30-43; ~;query 97-146; ~;query 268-286; ~;query 838-856; ~;query 927-952; ~true;~;query 958-958;GPI_cleavage_site_score=0.12900001;~tmhmm; query 1-977; ~pfam_scan;Pfam:PF12430.4; E()=3.0E-15;score=56.3;query 799-969;description=ABA_GPCR;~iprscan;InterPro:IPR025969 : Abscisic acid G-protein coupled receptor-like domain;Pfam:PF12430; score=6.5E-15;query 799-969;description=Abscisic acid G-protein coupled receptor-like domain), with protein MYTKFVCEVIAIIFLHGIFYKVSAHYLLRYLDILNYSNQFNKNIFFITFLACMSIFSLFILELSNLISSVMITYIWHINICILMCLLYIVIPIEFINTIFDSRNYKEILSPGFYSHSHIKLIKKYYIKISQIYKEKNGGSTKIKKYFFIFRSIIFLSFLWLGLVELKKMIYKKNYNYVIADDNALIFREYILYTKINQNKNRIKEFNKRMFYLYIQNKNKCIDYDNINQKYEYKENKKTKIQNIFYQLYNFINILIFIILNHFMYFYQFVIRELLINLCALGVTTNSIVAGISSMYFIYDYIITFVYYLNLPKIQIQIYNIEERILINFTKYIFKKEQLQKIESKFNIKNSINNNSTNFNGDPKNDLNFLSTRTSIFPLGLLNKNKKSFNSDKEHNRIERHRKTINIPYILNDVSFMDKSNINMTAFNFKKRNTKNSTSIDKNINDINYKKNSIDTVHSKTSFTTNGPNEYCNNNSNNNQEDNTRRFSSFAGFKSKLKSICTFKSKGLFDYEKDMQYNYSDLNMDLLNNNINANEYEELNLRSLKKHKLRKSNGNLSDHESTAINYFYKNINENNDYVLKRSNSSPYILTKTNLNINSDREKDSSSDEEQILITCKSLTTIPKRDADDLEDKQNDENSVMTNDKTDNNDASDTNSKTDTNCVDKKTKKETPDANQIFKSVSFPENQHMKKFYNKTNREQIEGLKHLYKLKKPKMDIDNENKTRSYKMDGMHHAYPDIDNYSNTNTDKDISYNNTNDVDNNIESYNKLKKEIENIVYTNTSMYYSLNDILSRKIEIQKNTNSLFGKINVFLNSIMFLTLIYKIIASILNIIFIRIYIRDPFSKLIEKICLFFKIKYNIAIIYAPYISLIYISYIVAINMKKFLQQVIQISTNFSFYFKLFSNMWILLISELMGLYFVTNSLILASYLPVNYEHTMNFAAGDNYDYNVFHIHSDYVFISSFATTFTFFVLHMLYFYFF; from the coding sequence atgtataccAAATTTGTGTGTGAAGTGAtagctattatttttctacaCGGGATATTTTATAAGGTATCAGCACATTACTTATTAAGGTATTTGGACATATTGAATTACTCAAACCAATTTAATAagaacatatttttcataaccTTTTTAGCATGTATGTCtatattttctctttttatattggaATTGTCTAATTTGATATCAAGTGTTATgataacatatatttggcatataaatatatgtatattaatgtgcttattatatatagttataCCAAtagaatttattaatacaatatttgattcgagaaattataaagaaatattatccCCTGGATTTTATTCCCACTCACATATAaaactaataaaaaaatattacattaAGATTagtcaaatatataaagaaaaaaatggagGGAGTACGaagattaaaaaatacttcttcatatttaggagtattatatttttatcatttttgtgGTTAGGCTTAGTAGAATTGAAAAAGatgatttataaaaaaaattacaattaTGTTATTGCAGATGATAATGCGTTAATATTTagagaatatatattatataccaagattaatcaaaataaaaatagaattaaagagtttaataaaagaatgttttatctttatatccaaaataaaaacaaatgtatcgattatgataatataaatcaaaaatatgaatacaaagaaaataaaaagacaaaaattcaaaatattttttaccaactttataattttattaatatattaatttttattatattaaatcattttatgtatttctATCAATTTGTTATTAGAgaattgttaataaatttatgtgCATTAGGTGTAACAACGAATTCTATTGTTGCTGGAATATCATctatgtattttatttatgattACATTATAacatttgtttattatttaaatttaccTAAAATCCaaattcaaatttataatatagaaGAGAGGATTCTTATCAATTTTACgaagtatatttttaaaaaggaacaactacaaaaaattgagagtaaatttaatataaaaaatagcattaataataattctacCAATTTTAATGGTGAtccaaaaaatgatttaaattttttatcaacaaGAACGAGTATATTTCCTCTAGGGCTtttgaataaaaacaaaaaatcatttaattCAGACAAAGAACACAATAGAATTGAAAGACATAGGAAAACAATAAACATCCCCTATATCCTAAATGATGTATCTTTTATGGATAAAtcgaatataaatatgactGCGTTTAACTTCAAAAAGAGAAATACCAAAAATAGTACCAGCATAGATAAGAATATCAatgatattaattataaaaaaaatagcattGATACAGTTCATAGTAAAACTAGTTTTACTACCAATGGACCTAATGAatattgtaataataatagtaacaaTAATCAAGAAGATAATACTAGAagattttcttcttttgcTGGATTCAAAAGTAAATTGAAATCTATCTGCACATTTAAAAGTAAAGGTCTGTTTgattatgaaaaagatatgcaatataattattcggatttaaatatggatttattaaataataacattaacgcaaatgaatatgaagaattaaatttacgttctttaaaaaaacacaaaCTTCGAAAATCAAATGGTAATTTAAGTGACCATGAATCAACAgcaattaattatttttataaaaatataaatgaaaataatgattatGTATTAAAAAGGTCAAATAGTTCTCCTTATATTTTGACGAAAAcgaatttaaatattaattctGATCGAGAAAAAGATAGTAGCTCAGATGAAGAGCAGATTTTAATTACATGCAAATCACTGACTACTATTCCTAAGAGGGATGCGGATGACTTAGAAGATAAACAAAACGATGAAAATTCTGTTATGACCAACGATAAAActgataataatgatgcTAGTGATACCAATAGTAAAACCGATACAAATTGCgttgataaaaaaacaaagaaaGAAACCCCAGATGCAaatcaaatttttaaaagtgtGTCGTTTCCTGAAAATCAGCATATGaagaaattttataataaaacaaataggGAACAAATCGAGGGcttaaaacatttatataaattaaaaaaacctaaaatggatatagataatgaaaataaaacacgATCTTATAAAATGGATGGCATGCATCATGCTTATCCTGATATAGACAATTATAGTAACACAAATACTGATAAAGATATTTCTTATAATAACACAAATGATGtggataataatatagaaagTTATAATAAGcttaaaaaggaaattgaaaatatcgTTTATACAAATACAAGTATGTACTATTctttaaatgatatattaagtcgaaaaattgaaatccaaaaaaatacaaatagtttatttggaaaaataaatgtctttttaaattcaattatgtttttaactcttatttataaaattattgcatcgatattaaatattatatttataagaatatatataagagatccattttcaaaattaattgaaaaaatctgcttattttttaagattaaatataatatagctattatatatgcaccatatatatcattaatatatatttcatatatcgTTGCAATTAATATGAAGAAATTTCTACAACAAGTTATACAAATATCAacaaatttttctttttattttaaattattctcCAATATGTGGATACTTTTAATATCAGAATTAATGGGcctttattttgtaacaaattctttaattttagCTTCATATTTACCAGTAAATTATGAGCATACAATGAATTTTGCCGCAGGAGATAATTATGACTATAATGTTTTTCATATACACTCAgattatgtttttatatcgTCATTTGCTACTacttttactttttttgttttacatatgctatatttttatttcttttaa
- a CDS encoding zinc finger (CCCH type) protein, putative (iprscan;InterPro:IPR000571 : Zinc finger, CCCH-type;SMART:SM00356; score=0.14;query 83-109;description=Zinc finger, CCCH-type;~iprscan;InterPro:IPR000571 : Zinc finger, CCCH-type;Prosite:PS50103; score=7.413;query 46-73;description=Zinc finger, CCCH-type;~iprscan;InterPro:IPR000571 : Zinc finger, CCCH-type;Prosite:PS50103; score=11.657;query 83-110;description=Zinc finger, CCCH-type;~iprscan;InterPro:IPR000571 : Zinc finger, CCCH-type;Prosite:PS50103; score=14.971;query 11-38;description=Zinc finger, CCCH-type;~iprscan;InterPro:IPR000571 : Zinc finger, CCCH-type;SMART:SM00356; score=0.05;query 11-37;description=Zinc finger, CCCH-type;~iprscan;InterPro:IPR036855 : Zinc finger, CCCH-type superfamily;Superfamily:SSF90229; score=5.49E-7;query 80-114;description=Zinc finger, CCCH-type superfamily;~iprscan;InterPro:IPR036855 : Zinc finger, CCCH-type superfamily;Superfamily:SSF90229; score=4.45E-7;query 8-42;description=Zinc finger, CCCH-type superfamily), with protein sequence MNTSIEIKHQFSKTKICKHFLENKCTNKKNCNFAHVLEELKPLPDLKNTKLCSSLKKNIPCNNHLCAYAHGIENLQPSTNLSTYKTNLCYFWKKKKCMNQWKCRFAHGIEEIRPLKTESQISLQTKRNWNDKINKKIENKTPKKIGKKKENIITKDTQKIFEKIQKEKQKKEEIYYATESVNWDFNLNKNNSKHKHEMFNNKKEIRNSKDDSSMMYNFKLLENLSTIDSDFSYFDDCFMYGNDKDNINDNKVANSYFDIFPNMYMNDYPISGDKQICGSTNCSSKNNSYNYIQIFEGDENISYDMSSFNFGFLTQKNDYHTNFDKKICTEMNNNIQNNLEKHQNDQGEIISNNNKKHSETNSEYLKDIYKSISELSKKRENLYIY encoded by the coding sequence ATGAATACGTCTATTGAAATAAAGCATCAATTTTCTAAAAccaaaatatgtaaacattttttagaaaACAAATGtacaaacaaaaaaaactgCAACTTTGCTCATGTGTTAGAAGAATTAAAGCCATTACcagatttaaaaaacacaAAGTTATGTAgcagtttaaaaaaaaatataccatGTAATAATCATCTTTGTGCATATGCTCATGGAATTGAAAACTTACAGCCAAGTACCAATTTGTCTACTTACAAAACTAACTTATGCTATTTttggaaaaagaaaaaatgtatgaaTCAATGGAAATGCAGATTTGCTCATGGAATAGAAGAAATTAGACCACTCAAAACAGAATCACAAATAAGCCTCCAGACCAAACGTAACTGGAATGacaaaattaacaaaaaaatcgaaaacaaaacaccaaaaaaaattggaaaaaaaaaagaaaatataatcacAAAGgatacacaaaaaatatttgagaAAATTCAGAAAGAAAAGCAGAAGAAGGAAGAAATTTATTATGCTACTGAAAGTGTAAATTGGGATTTTAATTtgaacaaaaataattcaaagcATAAACATGAAatgtttaataataaaaaagaaataagaAATAGCAAGGATGATAGTTCTATgatgtataattttaaacTCCTAGAAAATTTATCAACTATAGACAGCGATTTTTCCTATTTTGACGACTGTTTTATGTATGGAAATGATAAAGATAACATAAATGATAACAAAGTTGcaaattcatattttgatatatttcctAACATGTATATGAATGATTATCCCATATCTGGTGACAAACAAATTTGTGGAAGTACGAATTGTAGtagtaaaaataacagTTATAACTACATTCAAATATTCGAAGgcgatgaaaatatatcttatGACATGAGCTCATTTAATTTTGGTTTTcttacacaaaaaaatgattatcaTACAAATTtcgataaaaaaatatgtacagAAATGAATAACAATATTCAAAACAATTTGGAAAAGCATCAAAATGACCAAGGAGAAATCATTtcgaataataataaaaagcatTCAGAAACAAATTCTGAATATCTAAaagatatttataaaagcaTAAGTGAACTCTccaaaaaaagagaaaatttatatatatattaa
- a CDS encoding endonuclease, putative (query 364-364;GPI_cleavage_site_score=0.10399999;~pfam_scan;Pfam:PF00867.14; E()=4.0E-16;score=59.0;query 237-317;description=XPG_I;~pfam_scan;Pfam:PF00752.13; E()=1.3E-4;score=22.2;query 1-77;description=XPG_N;~iprscan;InterPro:IPR029060 : PIN domain-like;Superfamily:SSF88723; score=6.21E-28;query 3-317;description=PIN-like domain superfamily;~iprscan;InterPro:IPR008918 : Helix-hairpin-helix motif, class 2;SMART:SM00279; score=6.8E-11;query 304-337;description=Helix-hairpin-helix motif, class 2;~iprscan;InterPro:IPR006086 : XPG I;SMART:SM00484; score=0.0073;query 235-302;description=XPG-I domain;~iprscan;InterPro:IPR006086 : XPG I;Pfam:PF00867; score=4.0E-16;query 237-317;description=XPG-I domain;~iprscan;InterPro:IPR006084 : DNA repair protein (XPGC)/yeast Rad;PRINTS:PR00853; score=2.2E-10;query 254-274;description=XPG/Rad2 endonuclease;~iprscan;InterPro:IPR006084 : DNA repair protein (XPGC)/yeast Rad;PRINTS:PR00853; score=2.2E-10;query 307-322;description=XPG/Rad2 endonuclease;~iprscan;InterPro:IPR006084 : DNA repair protein (XPGC)/yeast Rad;PRINTS:PR00853; score=2.2E-10;query 29-43;description=XPG/Rad2 endonuclease;~iprscan;InterPro:IPR006085 : XPG N-terminal;Pfam:PF00752; score=1.4E-4;query 1-77;description=XPG N-terminal;~iprscan;InterPro:IPR036279 : 5'-3' exonuclease, C-terminal domain superfamily;Superfamily:SSF47807; score=2.69E-17;query 302-387;description=5'-3' exonuclease, C-terminal domain superfamily): MTIKGFISFIHKKIPSTIKKIDDIKSFEGKKFIIDGTFFIYKFMYVAWKHILNDKNRDSKYKANELGTYILIRQYIIKKSIELLKNQHEYFKSLKINTLYIIEDIGARCELQPIDFKCKRHVWKERDTIRKKKKLFDILNADAHKNILNSSDGLSDTSSSSIGSILNGSSKKITNIITPFCDKKVSPNKICERKIGKKEKVEIIVDEDGTHDLFKKNIFIKINSQTANDIYNYLLLEKIPIFITKNDAEKECAIQCSHEKDIVVSDDTDALAFGAPNLIRFITNKKKRHIINKDEILSELDINYEQFIDFCILSGCDYSAKIPGIGPIKAYEIIKKYKTIESFLESSAFDKYSNTKRFNQKLSDVSMTLKDYILNEFTYEQARKIFFNSY, translated from the coding sequence ATGACCATTAAAGggtttatatcatttatacacaaaaaaattcctAGTaccattaaaaaaatcgatGACATAAAAAGCTTTGAAGGAAAGAAGTTTATAATTGATggtacattttttatttacaaatttatGTATGTTGCTTGGAAACACATATTAAATGACAAAAACCGGGACAGCAAGTATAAAGCTAATGAGTTaggtacatatatattaataaggcaatatattattaaaaaaagtatagaattattaaaaaatcaacatgaatattttaaatcattaaagataaatactctttatataattgaaGATATTGGGGCTAGGTGTGAATTACAACCTATCGACTTCAAATGTAAAAGACATGTATGGAAAGAAAGGGATAcaatacgaaaaaaaaaaaaattgttcgATATACTAAATGCAGATgctcataaaaatatactgaATTCTTCTGATGGATTAAGCGATACAAGTAGTAGTAGCATTGGTAGCATTCTCAATGGGagttcaaaaaaaatcacaaatataattaccCCATTTTGTGATAAAAAAGTGAGtccaaataaaatttgtgaaagaaaaatcggaaaaaaagaaaaggtTGAGATAATTGTCGATGAAGATGGTACTCATgatttgtttaaaaaaaatatatttataaaaataaattctcAGACTgctaatgatatatataattatctgTTATTAGAAAAGATccctatttttataacaaaaaatgatgcaGAAAAAGAGTGTGCAATCCAATGTTCTCATGAAAAAGACATTGTTGTATCTGATGATACAGATGCATTAGCATTCGGAGCCCCCAATTTAATCCGATTCATaactaataaaaaaaaaaggcatataattaataaagatGAGATTTTGAGTGAATTggatataaattatgaacagtTTATagatttttgtattttatcaGGCTGTGATTATAGTGCAAAAATACCAGGTATTGGTCCAATAAAAGCTTATGAAATTattaagaaatataaaactatAGAAAGCTTTTTAGAATCGAGTGCGTTTGACAAATATTCTAATACCAAACGCTTCAACCAAAAACTTAGTGATGTATCGATGACATTAAAGGATTATATCCTTAATGAATTTACATATGAGCAGGctagaaaaatattctttaatTCGTACTAG
- a CDS encoding AP-5 complex subunit sigma-1, putative (term=annotation;date=20160119;qualifier=removed_product=conserved Plasmodium protein, unknown function;qualifier=added_product=ap-5 complex subunit sigma-1, putative;qualifier=added_gene_name=ap5s1;curatorName=ucb@sanger.ac.uk;~pfam_scan;Pfam:PF15001.2; E()=4.1E-29;score=101.8;query 1-190;description=AP-5_subunit_s1;~iprscan;InterPro:IPR029392 : AP-5 complex subunit sigma-1;Pfam:PF15001; score=4.2E-29;query 1-190;description=AP-5 complex subunit sigma-1): MVYGIIIHSSESEQLYFSTYYNLVNNDINQTSRQQIIIKKVIEEINYYKEDKENYENTNKNNKDKYLDIFGVFIPSRAPNNEFKIDNEGFFKIENISLFKNKINIMWKVLNKVCYTLMFFPHENIHMADNFLNTLIYVLMENYEKLGKSNKNNMNKFNPDTVLAILYFFLPKGQFMILTPDYIQILSNKVKEFLGEKGTPKKE; encoded by the exons ATGGTGTACggaataataattcattcTTCTGAATCGGAACAGCTTTATTTTAGTACCTATTACAACTTAgttaataatgatataaatcaAACTTCTAGACAGCAA ataattattaaaaaggttattgaagaaataaactattataaagaagataaagaaaattatgaaaatactaataaaaacaataaagataaatatttagatATATTTGGTGTTTTTATCCCAAG TAGGGCACCCaataatgaatttaaaatagACAATGAaggattttttaaaatagaaaatatttccctttttaaaaacaaaataaatataatgtggaaagttttaaataa GGTTTGCTATACCCTGATGTTTTTCCCACATGAAAATATTCACATG GCTGACAATTTCTTGAatacattaatatatgttttaatgGAGAATTACGAAAAATTAGGCAAATccaacaaaaataatatg AACAAGTTTAACCCTGATACAGTACTAGCTATACTCTACTTTTTTCTTCCaa AAGGACAATTTATGATTTTAACTCCTGACTACATTCAAATTTTAAGTAACAAAGTTAAAGAATTTCTAGGTGAAAAAGGAACCCCAAAGAAAGAATGA
- a CDS encoding 26S protease regulatory subunit 4, putative (term=annotation;date=20161007;qualifier=added_product=26S proteasome AAA-ATPase subunit RPT2, putative;qualifier=removed_GO:0005838;qualifier=removed_GO:0004175;qualifier=removed_GO:0006508;qualifier=added_GO:0008540;qualifier=added_GO:0070682;qualifier=added_GO:0006511;curatorName=ucb@sanger.ac.uk;~pfam_scan;Pfam:PF00004.25; E()=1.5E-42;score=145.0;query 229-361;description=AAA;~iprscan;InterPro:IPR003960 : AAA ATPase, subdomain;Prosite:PS00674; score=1.0;query 332-350;description=ATPase, AAA-type, conserved site;~iprscan;InterPro:IPR003593 : AAA+ ATPase, core;SMART:SM00382; score=1.3E-21;query 225-364;description=AAA+ ATPase domain;~iprscan;InterPro:IPR003959 : AAA ATPase, core;Pfam:PF00004; score=1.7E-42;query 229-361;description=ATPase, AAA-type, core;~iprscan;InterPro:IPR005937 : 26S proteasome subunit P45;TIGR_TIGRFAMS:TIGR01242; score=8.4E-141;query 84-433;description=26S proteasome regulatory subunit P45-like;~iprscan;InterPro:IPR027417 : P-loop containing nucleoside triphosphate hydrolase;Superfamily:SSF52540; score=3.07E-65;query 190-437;description=P-loop containing nucleoside triphosphate hydrolase) produces MGNAQGGMNNNPYGFLGKKDDKDKGKDKEKKKLESSPPSHIGKRKKKKKGATGHSKLPTVTPNTKCRLKLLKLERIKDYLLLEEEFITNQEQIKTTDDKNYGKLKIDDLRGSPMSVGTLEELIDENHGIIATSVGPEYYVNILSFVDKDLLEPGCSVLLNNKTNSVVGILLDEVDPLVSVMKVEKAPLESYADIGGLESQIQEIKEAVELPLTHPELYEDIGIKPPKGVILYGPPGTGKTLLAKAVANETSATFLRVVGSELIQKYLGDGPKLVREMFKVAEDHAPSIVFIDEIDAVGTKRYEATSGGEREIQRTMLELLNQLDGFDSRGDVKVIMATNRIDSLDPALIRPGRIDRKIQLPNPDTKTKRRIFQIHTSKMTMSPDVDLEEFVMSKDELSGADIKAICTEAGLLALRERRMKITQLDLRKARDKALYQKKGNIPEGLYL; encoded by the exons ATGGGGAACGCACAAGGTggtatgaataataatccCTATGGATTTTTAG GGaaaaaagatgataaaGACAAAGGAAAGgataaggaaaaaaaaaagctgGAAAGCTCCCCTCCATCACATATAgggaaaagaaaaaaaaagaaaaagggAGCCACTGGACATTCCAAATTGCCTACTGTTACTCCTAATACAAAATGTCGgttaaaattattgaaaTTAGAAAGGATAAAAGATTATTTGTTATTAGAAGAAGAATTTATAACAAACCAAGAACAGATAAAAACAACggatgataaaaattatggaaaattgaaaattgACGATTTAAGAGGTTCACCTATGAGTGTTGGAACATTAGAAGAATTGATTGATGAAAATCATGGAATTATAGCTACCTCTGTAGGTCCAGaatattatgtaaatatattatcatttgtcGATAAAGATTTATTAGAACCTGGATGTTcagttttattaaataataaaactaaTAGTGTTGTAGGTATACTATTAGATGAGGTTGACCCATTAGTATCTGTTATGAAAGTTGAAAAGGCCCCACTAGAATCATATGCTGATATTGGTGGATTAGAATCACAAATAcaagaaataaaagaagCAGTTGAATTACCCTTAACTCATCCTGAATTATATGAAGACATTGGTATTAAACCCCCCAAAGGTGTGATTTTATATGGTCCACCTGGTACTGGAAAAACATTATTAGCAAAAGCTGTAGCAAATGAAACATCTGCTACATTTTTAAGAGTTGTAGGTTCTGagttaatacaaaaatatttaggAGATGGTCCCAAATTAGTTAGAGAAATGTTTAAGGTTGCTGAAGATCATGCACCTtctattgtttttattgatGAAATTGATGCAGTTGGTACAAAAAGATATGAAGCAACAAGTGGTGGAGAAAGAGAAATTCAAAGAACTATGTTAGAATTATTAAATCAATTAGATGGATTTGATTCACGAGGTGATGTTAAAGTTATTATGGCTACTAATAGAATTGATTCTTTAGATCCAGCTTTAATCAGACCAGGTAGAATAGATAGAAAAATTCAACTACCAAATCCAGATACCAAAACTAAGAGAAGAATTTTCCAAATACATACTAGTAAAATGACAATGTCTCCTGATGTAGATCTAGAAGAATTTGTAATGTCAAAAGATGAATTATCCGGTGCTGATATCAAAGCTATATGTACGGAAGCAGGTTTATTAGCTCTTCGAGAAAGAAGAATGAAAATTACCCAACTCGATTTGCGTAAGGCAAGAGATAAAGCTTTGTATCAGAAAAAGGGAAACATACCAGAGGgcttatatttgtaa